A stretch of Coccidioides posadasii str. Silveira chromosome 2, complete sequence DNA encodes these proteins:
- a CDS encoding uncharacterized protein (EggNog:ENOG410PVBU), whose amino-acid sequence MLQYPNTQPDSYCPFCGVILHYTPFAPIKCPFWFSAIRAVFVKGTASDTVALTGVGYLASRNILRAPVDSKSSCKDENPTVDITLFRTSDSCWGYGFHDACWRLFLACLQDIDEADIIKPLFRFFWSTECPRFSIFSLGHDYAGATEMQKRSFPGEPFKLSLLFYADPSYVPPFEDLKDLVSTSQFHAQGVEHDYSSTPRERTSPLENLPVELLYMVSSYLSLKDVLGLRLLSRPFYRLLAPEELPQSFWKTRFMVPHEQDFIFPDFTTSQEDWFRLFLGVDEYLNDKSKSLPGSKSLINRKRVRGLIEPMARLLEVKIRIRGQPYGVRITPRTKYEYVCSDSQARQQLGSHLRISRIFGGQLASQDYQNQLTEGCRPVEYMVARFPTRTMEPDFPNEVRISVVKIGNNKYVSGIRIASSSPAAAFPSEIGYFMPGETIIRLPDEDEIRTLEVVFSATGLRGIRFIYSSGASSPWAGQFRGEGLARGLIQLESSAEYDIIAGLDHYKIIELGLVAKNGDTAEEPNRIVSRLWSPMVPNSRNIRITPLRPSLNVRPFEPIIDMNFAGSNGWLLPMLKRVVVHMVSDFQSVVGFSFVFEKHTLSLGKTGEAELSAVIDGPGGERITNLQVLGYEFRYEQRMRGCQIGTNYSRNIVFSAIPRFPHLQKDSELLELPKNYSVTGLIATKDADDNTLQKLGLQGHPSKNHSSSEPKRIRDLSQELRESQVEYDKMFAVTINVLTQGDFCTYAPFESVRRITASTGSEGRSRTPCNVSGLRFDYHNEWHCPTIVGQWMNELDTFELDQGERIEGLTVWLSTEPCYRTVNPVEPGRVIAIRIDSSSKRHKIFKADNVDISLEEYKQQQYQSNMRENLTAISWILNGTFDRVRAVIQLVNPAIPPPILIPQHDVPFDQAQKLFFEITDQASRVDKLVQMVAHVRNNEVLGVSFDYQSGCRKSMGYTDIPNLIEYSIGLTDYEEILVFEVEIWRERIIRIEFETRRSNGDPASLEGTRKSLFRSPENKGDWTSTWCATEAIAAKMPVKQALSCQYIFPEDAKLVGLYVACQEFSRIGGVFQSMDI is encoded by the exons GGTTATGGCTTTCATGACGCTTGCTGGCGACTCTTCCTTGCTTGCCTACAAGATATTGACGAGGCCGATATCATAAAACCTCTTTTTCGCTTCTTTTGGTCCACAGAATGCCCTCGGTTTTCGATTTTTTCCCTTGGCCATGATTATGCGGGCGCCACTGAAATGCAAAAGCGCTCCTTTCCTGGAGAGCCATTTAAATTATCGTTGCTTTTCTACGCAGATCCTTCTTATGTTCCCCCATTTGAAGATttgaaagatcttgtttCAACCTCACAATTCCATGCACAAGGGGTCGAGCATGACTATTCAAGCACTCCCAGGGAGAGGACTTCCCCACTTGAAAATCTTCCAGTGGAACTTTTGTATATGGTTTCATCATATTTATCGTTAAAAGATGTGCTCGGTCTTAGATTGCTCTCTAGGCCGTTTTATCGACTCCTTGCCCCGGAAGAATTGCCCCAGTCTTTCTGGAAGACCAGATTCATGGTACCACATGAACAGGACTTCATATTCCCAGATTTTACTACGTCACAAGAGGATTGGTTTCGGCTATTTTTAGGCGTAGACGAATATCTCAACGACAAATCCAAGTCCCTTCCAGGCAGCAAAAGCCTGATCAATCGAAAGCGGGTGAGGGGCCTTATTGAGCCGATGGCCCGCCTACTGGAAGTGAAGATCAGAATCCGAGGACAGCCATATGGTGTTCGAATAACCCCGAGGACAAAATATGAATATGTTTGTTCTGACAGTCAAGCTAGACAACAGCTTGGATCTCACTTGAGAATCAGCCGTATTTTCGGTGGACAGTTGGCTTCGCAAGACTATCAGAATCAATTGACGGAAGGCTGCCGCCCCGTGGAATACATGGTCGCGCGATTTCCAACCAGAACTATGGAGCCTGATTTTCCCAACGAAGTCAGGATTTCAGTTGTCAAGATAGGAAACAATAAATATGTGTCTGGTATCAGAATCGCATCTTCGTCACCTGCTGCGGCGTTTCCTTCTGAGATAGGCTATTTTATGCCAGGAGAAACCATAATTCGACTTCCAGATGAGGATGAAATTCGAACACTTGAAGTTGTCTTCTCAGCAACCGGTTTAAGAGGGATTAGGTTTATCTATAGCAGTGGAGCCTCTTCCCCATGGGCAGGACAGTTTAGAGGAGAAGGACTAGCAAGAGGCCTCATTCAATTGGAAAGCTCAGCGGAGTATGATATTATTGCAGGTCTTGAT CACTATAAGATCATTGAGCTGGGACTCGTCGCCAAAAATGGAGATACAGCTGAGGAACCAAACCGTATCGTATCAAGGCTTTGGAGCCCAATGGTTCCAAACTCTCGAAATATTCGGATAACTCCTCTTAGGCCGTCCTTGAATGTGCGTCCATTTGAACCAATAATTGATATGAACTTTGCAGGCTCGAATGGGTGGCTGCTGCCAATGTTAAAGAGAGTCGTAGTCCACATGGTCTCTGACTTTCAATCGGTTGTTGGGTTCTCGTTTGTCTTTGAAAAGCACACTCTCAGCCTCGGAAAAACAGGAGAGGCTGAGCTTTCTGCAGTGATCGATGGCCCTGGGGGTGAGCGAATTACGAATCTCCAAGTGTTAGGTTATGAGTTCCGCTATGAACAGAGGATGCGTGGCTGCCAA ATTGGTACCAATTACAGCCGGAATATTGTGTTTTCTGCAATCCCTCGCTTCCCTCACTTGCAAAAAGACTCTGAGCTTTTAGAGTTGCCAAAAAACTATTCGGTTACTGGGCTCATCGCCACGAAGGAT GCGGATGACAACACTCTCCAAAAACTTGGCCTCCAGGGTCACCCAAGCAAAAATCATTCATCTTCGGAACCGAAACGTATTCGGGACCTGAGTCAAGAACTACGCGAATCTCAGGTCGAATATGACAAGATGTTTGCCGTTACTATCAATGTCCTAACTCAGGGCGACTTTTGCACCTACGCACCTTTTGAAAGCGTGCGCCGAATTACGGCATCCACAGGGTCCGAGGGGCGTTCCAGGACCCCATGTAATGTCTCCGGTTTAAGATTTGACTATCACAATGAATGGCACTGTCCTACAATTGTTGGTCAGTGGATGAATGAATTGGATACCTTTGAGCTAGATCAAGGCGAGAGGATCGAGGGCTTAACCGTTTGGCTGTCTACAGAGCCATGCTATCGAACAGTAAACCCCGTGGAGCCTGGGAGAGTGATTGCTATTCGAATTGATAGCTCATCGAAACGGCATAAAATATTCAAGGCTGATAACGTTGACATCTCTTTGGAAGAGTACAAGCAACAGCAATACCAGTCAAATATGCGAGAAAACTTA ACAGCGATTTCATGGATTCTAAATGGCACGTTTGACCGAGTGCGAGCGGTTATCCAACTCGTAAATCCTGCGATACCGCCTCCTATCCTGATCCCTCAGCACGATGTTCCGTTCGACCAAGCTCAGAAGCTATTCTTCGAAATCACAGACCAGGCTAGCCGCGTGGATAAGTTGGTCCAAATGGTAGCACATGTCCGGAACAACGAAGTTCTGGGCGTAAGTTTCGACTACCAGTCAGGATGCAGGAAATCAATGGGATATACAGATATTCCAAACTTAATAGAATATTCTATTGGCCTAACAGACTACGAAGAGATTCTAGTCTTTGAGGTTGAAATTTGGAGAGAAAGGATAATAAGAATTGAG TTTGAAACGAGGCGATCTAACGGCGACCCTGCATCGTTGGAAGGGACCAGGAAGTCATTATTCCGTTCCCCAGAGAATAAAGGTGATTGGACATCGACATGGTGCGCAACTGAAGCTATCGCGGCCAAGATGCCTGTTAAACAGGCGCTTAGTTGCCAGTATATTTTCCCTGAAGATGCAAAACTCGTCGGGTTGTATGTTGCTTGCCAGGAGTTTAGCCGTATAGGCGGTGTCTTCCAATCTATGGATATTTGA